A genomic region of Dioscorea cayenensis subsp. rotundata cultivar TDr96_F1 chromosome 25, TDr96_F1_v2_PseudoChromosome.rev07_lg8_w22 25.fasta, whole genome shotgun sequence contains the following coding sequences:
- the LOC120252956 gene encoding digalactosyldiacylglycerol synthase 1, chloroplastic-like, with amino-acid sequence MINLAMEPRPPTFDPAEKALAFISRGWREVRDSAGADLQLMRTRARTFKSLADLEFENFLNSASPFSVSAAEAPIAELDFVKRIKPKLSEIRRAYSSPDFSRKVLERWNPRSRFQLDFSGIRDAIVSVDENEGFGDFGRGRLKREGRGVRSKEGETEWEIIRILKTGLKEFERKSHSKDIFLDIERKSSEFVEKVKLSLKSICKEPEDSKDVPPLDVPELLAYLVKQSGPFLDQLGVKRDICDKIVEALCCGRKDPLMSHSLSAQDTPLLQNENVHDELDLRIASVLQSTGHHYEGGFWTNLTKPEIDEEKRHIAIVTTASLPWMTGTAVNPLFRAAYLSKSAKQKVTLLVPWLCKPDQELVYPNSLTFSSPDEQETYIRNWVEERVGFKADFNISFYPGKFSKERRSIIPAGDTSQFISAKEADIAILEEPEHLNWYHHGTRWTDKFNHVVGVVHTNYLEYIKREKYGAFQAFLVKHINNWVTRAYCHKVLRLSAATQDLPKSVICNVHGVNPKFLKIGEKIAAERNGGQQSFSKGAYFLGKMVWAKGYRELIDLLAKHKQDLEGFKLDVYGNGEDSHEVQSAAKKLELNLNFLRGRDHADDSLHGYKVFINPSLSDVLCTATAEALAMGKFVICADHPSNEFFRAFPNCLTYKTSEDFVARVKEALENEPHPLTPEQRYNLSWEAATQRFLQTSDLDKVLLSNNDTTANPGHSKRIRKSISMPSLSEAVDGGLALAHYCLTGNEILRLSTGAIPGTRDYNKQHCIDLHLLPPQVQNPVYGW; translated from the exons ATGATCAACCTCGCTATGGAGCCTCGGCCGCCGACCTTTGACCCAGCGGAGAAGGCCCTTGCCTTCATCTCCCGTGGCTGGCGCGAGGTCCGTGACTCCGCCGGCGCCGACCTGCAGCTTATGCGGACGCGCGCAAGAACCTTCAAGAGCCTCGCGGACCTTGAGTTTGAGAACTTCCTCAATTCTGCTTCTCCTTTCTCTGTCTCTGCGGCTGAGGCCCCCATAGCGGAGCTCGATTTCGTGAAGCGTATAAAGCCCAAGCTCTCCGAGATCCGCCGAGCCTACTCATCCCCGGATTTCAGCCGGAAGGTCCTCGAGAGATGGAATCCTAGGTCCCGGTTCCAGCTTGATTTTTCTGGGATTAGGGACGCGATTGTTTCCGTGGATGAGAACGAAGGATTTGGGGATTTTGGGCGAGGTAGGCTGAAGCGTGAGGGAAGGGGGGTTCGCTCGAAGGAGGGAGAGACGGAGTGGGAAATTATCCGAATCTTGAAGACGGGTCTGAAAGAATTCGAGCGGAAGAGCCATTCGAAGGATATTTTCTTGGATATCGAACGTAAAAGTAGCGAATTCGTCGAGAAAGTGAAATTAAGCCTG AAATCAATTTGCAAGGAGCCTGAAGATTCCAAG GATGTTCCACCATTAGATGTCCCTGAACTCTTGGCATATCTAGTCAAGCAATCTGGTCCCTTTTTGGATCAACTTGGTgtaaaaagag ATATCTGTGACAAAATAGTGGAAGCTTTGTGCTGTGGACGGAAAGATCCACTCATGTCACATTCTCTTTCTGCGCAAGACACACCCTTGCTCCAAAATGAAAATGTCCATGATGAACTTGACTTGAGGATAGCAAGTGTACTGCAAAGTACAGGACATCACTATGAAGGTGGATTTTGGACCAACCTCACAAAGCCTGAAATTGATGAGGAGAAGAGACATATTGCAATAGTGACAACTGCCAGTCTTCCCTGGATGACAGGAACTGCTGTTAATCCTCTTTTTCGAGCAGCATATCTATCGAAATCTGCAAAACAAAAAGTGACTTTATTGGTACCTTGGCTATGCAAACCAGATCAGGAGTTGGTTTATCCTAACAGCCTGACTTTTAGCTCTCCAGATGAACAGGAAACTTACATTCGTAATTGGGTGGAAGAGAGAGTTGgttttaaggctgatttcaatATATCCTTTTATCCGGGAAAG TTCTCAAAAGAAAGACGGAGCATAATACCTGCTGGGGACACTTCGCAATTCATTTCTGCCAAGGAAGCTGATATTGCAATACTCGAAGAGCCAGAGCATTTAAACTGGTACCATCATGGTACGCGTTGGACTGACAAATTTAACCATGTTGTTGGTGTTGTCCACACAAATTACTTGGAGTACATCAAGAGGGAAAAATATGGGGCTTTCCAAGCTTTTCTTGTCAAGCACATCAACAACTGGGTCACCAGAGCATACTGCCATAAG GTTCTTCGTCTTTCTGCAGCAACCCAAGATCTACCCAAGTCGGTCATTTGCAATGTTCATGGCGTGAACCCCAAGTTTCTCAAGATTGGAGAGAAAATAGCAGCTGAGAGAAATGGCGGGCAACAGTCATTTTCCAAAGGGGCATATTTCTTGGGTAAGATGGTCTGGGCAAAAGGCTACAGGGAATTGATTGATCTCTTGGCAAAACACAAACAAGATTTGGAAGGTTTTAAATTAGATGTGTATGGAAACGGCGAGGATTCTCATGAAGTACAATCTGCTGCCAAAAAGTTGGAGCTGAATCTTAACTTCCTTAGGGGAAGGGATCATGCAGATGATTCACTTCATGG GTACAAGGTTTTTATAAACCCCAGTCTCAGTGATGTCCTCTGTACAGCAACAGCTGAAGCTCTTGCCATGGGAAAGTTTGTTATCTGTGCAGACCACCCATCAAATGAGTTCTTCAGGGCATTTCCCAACTGCTTGACTTACAAGACATCAGAGGATTTCGTGGCAAGAGTGAAAGAAGCACTGGAAAATGAACCTCATCCCCTGACCCCAGAGCAGAGATACAATTTATCATGGGAGGCTGCCACTCAACGATTCCTGCAGACCTCAGACCTTGATAAAGTTCTGCTAAGCAATAATGACACAACCGCAAATCCCGGACATTCCAAGAGGATAAGGAAATCAATTTCAATGCCAAGTTTGTCTGAAGCTGTGGACGGTGGATTAGCACTAGCGCACTATTGTCTCACAGGGAACGAGATCCTAAGGTTATCTACCGGAGCCATACCAGGCACAAGAGACTATAACAAGCAACATTGCATCGACTTGCATCTCTTGCCACCGCAGGTTCAGAATCCCGTATACGGATGGTAG
- the LOC120253015 gene encoding aluminum-activated malate transporter 1-like — translation MISMEEAQQSTSCQKIGFSPWWMFTFFITILKKLHAKVARLFTKLKKIAEDDPRRVYHSFKVGLALTLVSIFYYVTPLFNGFGSSCMWAVLTVVVVMEFTVGATLGKGLNRTLATVLAGSLALGAHHLADLCGEKMEPILLGILVFILASAATFSRFIPRVKKRYDYGVTIFILTFSLVAVSSYRVDEVIPLAHQRASTIAVGVATCLCTTFFVFPVWAGEDLHKLTATNLEKLACFLQGLGDDYFQDKAKKENKVGEKKDYFQSYKSVLNSKPTEESLANFAKWEPGHNGFGFRHPWNQYLKIGASTRRCAYSTEALSAFLTACDSKPKPDPNDEVRTKIRSACAEMSSESAKALSDLASSIRTMSAPTLARQHMAAASAAAEKLKAVLLNDSGSVAEIVHVATIGAILVEIVNCEHEIVGTVEELARLAGFRRAEAVNEAPVKPGNEEQCPSVVITIV, via the exons ATGATCTCCATGGAAGAAGCTCAGCAAAGTACAAGCTGTCAGAAGATTGGATTCTCTCCATGGTGGATGTTCACTTTCTTCATTACTATCCTAAAAAAGCTTCATGCAAAGGTGGCAAGGCTGTTCACAAAGCTGAAGAAGATTGCTGAAGATGATCCAAGAAGAGTCTATCATTCTTTTAAAGTAGGATTAGCACTCACGTTGGTCTCTATCTTCTACTATGTCACCCCACTCTTCAATGGTTTTGGATCATCATGCATGTGGGCAGTCCTAACAGTAGTGGTGGTCATGGAATTCACTGTTG GTGCAACATTAGGCAAAGGTTTAAACCGAACTTTAGCGACGGTGCTTGCCGGCTCATTAGCACTTGGAGCTCATCACTTAGCAGACCTTTGTGGGGAGAAAATGGAACCAATACTTCTAGGAATTCTAGTATTCATCCTAGCTTCAGCTGCCACATTCTCAAGATTCATACCAAGAGTGAAGAAGAGATATGATTATGGTGTAACTATATTCATACTGACATTCAGCTTGGTGGCAGTGTCAAGCTATAGAGTTGATGAGGTAATACCATTGGCTCATCAAAGAGCTTCCACCATTGCTGTTGGTGTGGCTACCTGTCTTTGCACCACCTTCTTTGTTTTCCCAGTCTGGGCTGGTGAAGATCTCCACAAGTTAACTGCCACCAACCTTGAAAAGCTTGCATGCTTCTTACAAG GGTTGGGAGATGATTACTTCCAAGATAAAGCTAAAAAGGAGAACAAGGTGGGGGAGAAGAAGGATTACTTCCAAAGTTATAAGAGTGTTCTTAATTCGAAGCCAACGGAGGAATCTCTG GCTAATTTTGCAAAATGGGAACCGGGTCATAACGGATTCGGGTTTCGTCACCCGTGGAATCAGTACCTTAAAATCGGAGCTTCGACCCGACGATGCGCTTATTCAACCGAGGCTCTTAGTGCGTTCTTAACCGCATGCGACTCTAAACCCAAACCCGATCCGAACGATGAAGTGAGAACTAAGATACGATCCGCTTGTGCCGAAATGAGCTCCGAATCCGCTAAGGCCTTATCGGATCTTGCAAGCTCCATCCGAACAATGTCGGCTCCCACGTTGGCGCGCCAGCACATGGCTGCGGCTTCAGCCGCCGCCGAGAAGCTGAAAGCCGTGTTATTGAACGACAGCGGCTCGGTGGCTGAGATAGTACACGTGGCGACCATCGGAGCTATATTGGTGGAGATCGTGAACTGTGAGCACGAGATAGTGGGAACGGTGGAGGAGCTGGCTCGGCTCGCCGGTTTTAGGAGAGCCGAAGCCGTTAATGAAGCTCCCGTGAAGCCGGGAAACGAAGAGCAATGCCCTTCTGTGGTTATCACTATTGtgtaa